The genomic region agcagaaatgtgggcttttttttttggggcgTGTATCTCTGGCCAAGCCTTATTAACTGTTGGCAAGAGCTGAGCATAAACAGCAAAGATGCCGTGTGTTGCAATCTGTGGTCAAAACCTCAAGTGAGAAGCATTTTCTGTCCAATGCGTGCTCAAACCAGTTGATATTCAAGTCTTTTGTGaagtttaaaagtaggtgtgctTCACCTTGGGACCAGACATGTGGGTTTTCCTTTTGCATCTCTTCTACAGCCTTGTAAACTCTTACCTAGTTGGTTTGAGCATAAGGCATGTGTTGCTAACGATGGCAAAAATCCATATTGAGAGACATATTCTGAAATATCGGCACAGTTTAACAGGAATATGCCTCATTCAGGATACAGCCTAGTTCAGAATATAAAAAGGGAGTATGCCGTTTATCAAATTCAAAGTATTGTCCCTTTCAAATTAATATTCGTGTGCATGTATACGTACCCAGTGACTAGCAGTGTTTCAAAGTTcagaaaaaacatcaaacagcagcgtctctttttatgttttatttgaaagatCATGCAGTGCACTTCCAAGTCCGGAGCTTAACATCACTTTCAATGATACACATGAAAAACTTATACATTTGTAATTACCTAGTACAAAACATTAACTAAACATTACCGAGGAATGTAACAAATTAAATAATAGGAAAAAACAAGTGCGCAACACCACTACTGCTGCACTGCAGATCTTAAAAGGCTTAATAGGAGGTTGACGTTGTTTGTAACCCTGTTGTGAATACAAAAAATTCTGGATCAAGTGTTGAActtaaaaagagacaaaaaagcaATAAATTACTTCTTTCAAGTATGTGGTGTGTTTACTGAGAGAACTGAGGAGGCATGGGGTACGGCACCAGCGGCGGGGGATGCTGCTGCGGAGCCTGTGCCTGGGGGAAGGGGAACTGGGGGTGTGCGGCGGCAGCCTGTGCGCCACCCTTACCGAGAGCAAACTGTTGAGCCTGGAAGTTCTGGCCTCCGAAGGCTCCCGCCTGGTTGTTGTTAAAGTTGGACTGTCCGTTACCGTTGTAGCCGCTTCCGCTGAAGCCGttgctgctgccgccgccgccATTGTTGCTGCCCCCATAGCCCCcgttctgtgtgtttgtgccaaaagCTTTGTTTGGTCCGTTGTCAAACCCTCTACCGTTATCACGGTCCCTAAAACCGCCAAAATCACGCCTTCCAGAATACCTATCCCGACGGTCATCTCTATAGTCGCCACCTCTGCCTCCCCTTGAACGACCtggaaaggaaaacaaactTTAGAGAGGCTCCGCCATACACATGCTGttcttcagaaaaaaaatataaaaaacaggtgtaaagggacagttcacccaaacatcaaaaatacacaagtttcctttcacctgtagtgctattcatcaatCTGTATTATTTTGATGGGAGTTGCCAAGCGTTGGAGAGagcagccgtagagatgtctgccttctctccgtTTGATGAGATTTTCTCATGACccgcttactcaagataatctgtacatcttgttgtgagcagtttcatttaggaactattttctttcctaaGCTCCACTAAGCTactgttacagctcagccaaggacgCCATTAGCATCTATGTCTTTGTCCGCCAGGActctcttgtccatgagtagacgGATGCTTTCTTCTGTATGGTGATACAGTgtgtgggtgtagtttggtagagagaaaatagttcctacataaaactgctcacaataacgtgtgggttatcttgagtaaccagatcatgatttcaggaaagagacattgctgttgagtttttcaagtgtACTCTTTTcagctccacaagctgagttCCATCTAGGTTcaatattggagagaaggcagacaagTCTACAGCCGCTATCTCCAACACACACTGGACAGAAtgacactacaggtaagagagaaAGTCTGCATTTTGaatttgaggtgaactgtccttttaaccAAAAATAGATCTGAGATACAGAAGTTCAGAAAGATAAACCAATCCACCTCTCATAATAAaaaggagagcagcagagaagtAAAAGTGGCTGCACTTCACAGCACAGTTTCTGTATCTCACCAATTAGATTTACCTCCTCTGTCTTCCGCCATTTGGAGGAGCTTGGGGTTGATCGCCTGGTTGGCCTCGCGGAGCACAGAGATGAGGTCACTGGCCTGCCTCATGTTGTTCGGAGTGAAGAAGGTGTAAGCCGTGCCTGTCTTTTGGCTACGAGCTGTGCGGCCAATGCGGTGGATATAGTCCTCAGAGTTGTTGGGGTAGTCAAAGTTGATGACAAATTTCACATCTTCAACATCTGTAAGATTGTGTTGCGGTGTGGCATAAAGGAAAAGGAGGACAGCACACGAAAGATGTGCGCCAGCGCCACCACAACAACCagatcaaaaacaaaaaggccAAGTTAGTGTGGTCATGCGGTAGGAATGGCTGGAAATATCCACTAAGCTGGAAAAGACTAGCATTAGTCAAACTACAGACAAACATTAACCCCTCGGGGACACTACGGTGGGAAAAGAGAAACAATGCACACTCCATTGGCTTCCAATCCAGTGGGATGAAATAAAAACCCACCCCTCTTGAGTCACTGTATAGCCACCCTCAGAAAGAATGGATCAGAAGTCTTACCATTTTCTGGAGTATGCATTCACTAGTCCATTCCCATTGCAGCACACGCCCCACATATTTTCAAGACACCCACAGGTGTCTCTGTACAGTAGGGCTGCTATGCACACTACTGCCTCCTAGTGTTGTTGAACTAGCACTTAACCAAGGTCCCTTTGTCACGCACTCAGGATGCTTGCTATAAAGCTCACACTGCAGAGTctcttgccaaaaaaaaaaaaagaaaaaactgtagATCTGAACCAATTTGAAGGATGCCTACAAACAGTGCATCCCCACTCTCTGCATGGCAAGAACTTCCAGACCCAGTGTTCACTTGATCATAATGTCTCTCGTTGGCAGGTCTCGACATGACTTTGAAACGCAGGCGAGGGAGGAATGTGAGCTTGGATTTTGTCCAAGGGTGTCCAACTAGCATGTCCCACTGTCACCAAAAGCGCCAGTAGCCATGTCACTACAGAGGTGAAGGTATGATCGATCTGACAGACTGCTCTTCCGACAGAAGTTTAGAAACTGCAACGTTAACGCCACCCATGCTTTACAACAAGTCTGCGCAACAGAAAGCACCTTCCAAATGACTCAAATGGCTTGCAATGCAGTGCCCAAAACATACATGCAAGACAATAGGAGACAGTGTAGCTGGGCTTTGAGCTGGGACAGTTACAGAGCCTGGGTGTGTGAAGCAGTCCAAACCATTGCCAGAGAACAGACGAGCATATGGGGGAGGAACTGTGGCCAGCCCTCAACTCGATCCCCCTTTTTAGGCAGGCCAGCGCGTTATGCTGCACTTGAGCCTGGTCACCTCTGTATATCTGCACGACTGGGAGACCCGTGCCTCGCCAGTCAGGACACCTCCAAGAATCCTCCTTCCCCCTCTGGAGACCTGGGCTTGTCATGCCAAGGCCCTGCCACACAGACTGCTCCTTCAGGTCAGGGGAGAAACTCAGAAAGAAGCAGAAGAGTTAAAGAAAGCAAATACACTTTCTTTTTGAAATACATTAAGAGTACAAAAGTGTTCAGGGAGGATACTGACCTAGACCCCTAGAGGCAACATCTGTAGCAATGAGAATCGGAGCCTTTCCGTATTTGAACTCTGAAGAAatatcaaaagaaaaaagatcagACATGGAGACATTTCCTGCAGGTTGCACAACTCTGATAGTGATTTACTGGTGATGCAAACTTACCATTGAGAACCCAGTCTCTTTCCTGTTGGCTTTTATCTCCATGGATTCCCATAGCTGGCCACCTGGCAGCATTAAAAGGTTTTTATGTTAGTCCATACAAGTACTTCAGAACTGTAAGGTCAGTGCTACAGACGCAGTCGTGCTTTAAATAAGTATTTTCAAATCAACACTTACCCATCCCTTCTCATCCTCCTGGTGAGGTCATCACAGCGCCTCTTTGTCTCTACAAAGATGATGGTCTTGTTCTCCTTTTCACTCATGATTTCCTCCAGCAGTCGGATGAGTCTAGAAAAGAAGACAGATACTCCGTCACTAAAACTATAAATTCTGTTAAGAAAGTCACTTAAGCTATTACGATTGGCTGTAAAAACACCCGCCATTACTGTCTCAGACGCATTACTCACTtgttctccttctctccatcaTTGCAGACGTCCACAATTTGCAGGATGTTGTGGTTGGCACTGAGCTGCAGCGCCCCAATATTGATCTGAACATAGTCCTTCAGGAAGTCCTCTGCCAGCTGGCGAACCTCTTTGGGCCAAGTGGCACTCCACATCAGAGTCTGACGGTcaggctgttaaaaaaaaaaaaagttagtaaCAAATTCCATTAAAGAAATTCACAACCAAAGTGTTCATAGTCCAGCAAGTTAATGAAAAACTCACTCTGATTTGGTCCACAATTTTTCGAATCTGTGGCTCGAAGCCCATGTCCAGCATTCTGTCGGCCTCGTCCAGCACAAGGTAAGTACACCGGCGCAGGTTTGTCTTTCCTGCCTCGAGGAAGTCGATGAGCCTTCCTGGAGTGGCGATGCAGATCTCAACACCTTTAACGAAAAGAGCCTTTGTGAGAACTGAACTCAGGGAACATTAATATCTGAAGTttgggacaaaaaaaacaaaactacaataCCTCTTTCCAGGTCACGGATCTGGGGTCCCTTGGGTGCTCCACCGTAGATGCAGGTGGACTTAAGGCGAGAAGCTCTGCCATATTCTGCTGCCACCTGTTGCACCTGCTGCGCGAGCTCACGGGTGGGGGCTAACACCAAGCACTGTCAGGGAGACATGGACTTTTTAAGTACACATCAGGtaacaaacattttcaaatccAGGTGTTAGAATAAAATATCCAAATTCTGGCCATATTTTACGTCATCAATATGTACTACAGATGTGATGAAGTTGTGAATACTTACAATGGGACCATCTCCACGCTCCAGGAAAGGCTGGTGGCAGATGTGCACAATTGCAGGCAACAAATACTGTGAAGCAAACACATGTAACAGTTACTTCCACGAGCCAGACAAGTCATCTTGATGACAACCATATCCTAGCtcggtggttcccaactggtgggtcgtagTGAGTCACAAGGCATTTCTAAATGGACCACGTGACTCACTAACGAGTATAGTTTGAGAAAACcatgctttattttgaagtacagtgaactTCTAGCACAGAGTGAGTGGCTAATGGACAGCTTCTTGAAGAGAAACTAGTAAgacaacatggccaaaagtatgacgctgaatatattacaCTGTATGGACCTCAAACTGATGACTAAGGGAAAATCCGGTTgcactagttgggaaccactgtcctaGTTGATCTGGTATGGGAGAGTGAGCAACTTACCGAAAGCGTCTTGCCAGAGCCTGTCTGAGCAATTCCGACCATGTCTTTACCACTGAGAGCCAGGGGCCAGCCTTGAGCCTGGATGGGTGTTGGGTCAGTCCAGTTCTGTTTGTTGATCACATCCATCACATAAGCTGGAAAAAGGAGGATATCGGTCAATTGTGATGCACTAAACTTCCTTTGAGATTTATTTTGCATCTTATTTTAAACTTACATGGAAAGCTGGCCTCGTGGAAATTGATAATAGGATTTGGGCAGTCTCTGCCCTTAAATGTAATTGTTTTGGCCCTTCTGTATTGTTCAACTTCTTGCTGCAAGATAAGAGTGAGAGGAACATGTTAGGTTCAGTGGCCATGTAGGCTTACATAACAGCAACACGTGCAGCAGGGAGCACATGCACATCAGTGTTACGTAACATTACAAGAACCATGCTGACTACATACCGGCGACCTCCTGGCAACGTCGGGATGCTGCTGGTAGAAGTTTTTCTCAAACTTGGGGAGCTCGTCGAGGTTCCACTGCTTCTTCCTCAGCCGTTCACCGGGGTTGCCGAActttcctccacctcctccaccacgGTTGCCACCAAAGCGAGGAGGACCGCCGCCATAGCTGTAATCAAATTAACAGTTAAGTTTACAAAGTGAAATCATTTCAGGCGGCGATGGCGGCGGGTTAAAAACGAAAAGAGATCCATTTCCACTGCGTCATTCTTGAGAAAATATATATAGCTGTCATATACTTTCCAGCCAGCAGAGGAACAATGGAAAATCAGCCGGCATTTTGTATCCGCATTCATGCCACATGGCGAAAAGCCGACTAGCCAGCTGTGTTAGCAGCTCGAGTCAACGATGTTACATCCAGAGTATCACGAGATAAACTTTATGAAAAGGACAGCGTATTTAACAACTAGCTGTATCCGCAATTTGTGTTTCAATTAAAGGTTTCCTGTGGCGATTACGTGTAACGTCGGGTTAGCTTCCGCGGAGCTACCCTGAAGCTAACGAAAAGCCGCTGAGCCGGGGCACGAGGCCAAACTAGGCCTTGAGCCAAAGACAACGGGCCTGGTTCCCCCGCCCGGGCCTGGTTCCCCCGCCCGGGCCTGCCGTGAATAAACACATCCAGCCACCTTTAAAACGTGTAGCGTCTACGTTAAAAATTAGGAGTAAATCTGAGCTATATCCCATCATGTTCCCCAAACAATATTACACGattcagttcattttttctGCGTTAAAATGTCTCGTCAGCCATTTCGACGACTCACACGAGGAACAACCTAAAAACGTTGTAAAAGCATTTGTACtcaccctctgtctctgtctctatctctgcCGCGGTCTCTGTCGGTATATCCAGGCATTTTGTAAACAAGttgtataaataaaacaagataaataaCCCTTCACTTGTGGTTTGACCACTGACTTAAAAACCCGACCGGCCGGCAGTGGTGCTGAAATGCCGGTAATGTGAAAATGAGGCCCGGTATATATGGCAGGAGGAAGTGCCTCTTCCGATGTATTCATCCGCTGTAGGGCTTTTTAACTTCAGCTTCTGCCGACTGACAACATAGATCCATTACACACCGGTAAAACGGTGCTGTCATTTTAATACACTTCAAATTGTAAATATAACACATGGATCCTATAATACACCACTAAACATATTTTATAAGTTGATTTAGAGCAGGCAGGAAAACATAACCAAGGTTTTTTAATAATCACGCATAAACATTGTCTCTGTGACGTCAGAGCTCATCGAGACAACATTAAAGCTCATCGGGCTCAACGTTAGCTTCACGTCACATGGACGATGTGTGTAAATGTTGTGTATTTTCTCTCACAGTTGATTGGGTTTGCGGCGTTTCCCGTTCGAACATTGTGTGACTTCAACACATGTTCGCGGACGGATATGTACGAGACAGAAACTGGCCGTGCTCCGGCTCTGACGACGCTTCCCCGTGTCTTACGGTAAGTGACGTCACCGGGGACCAACCCGAACATGAAAGAGGCGActcctgtttctcctctgtgttttttgtttgtttgtttgtttcaactcTGTTTATTGGGGgtttgaaaacaataaaaacagaaaacaacaaaaagataaatagataaattataatttaaaaaaagaaaaaggatttAGAAAGATGTCACACTGaccatgttttgtgtcatttaacCTGAAATAGTTAGCGGTAGAAAACTTAGTGCATCTTTCTTAAGTGGTCTATAAAGGGTTGCCAGATCTGGTAGAATTTGTTCTCACACCCTCTTGAGAAGAATTTAATCTTTTCCAAATGCAGGTGGTGCCTCACATCCTTCATGAGGGCAGAACAGGCAGGAGCTTTCAATGTAATATTATAGCTGCTGTGCAGTgttgggtcgggtccgggcatttttaggcaattctgagcaacctctggaacctaagacggtcatctaccgctctgaggtaattggcaagtagcaacttaacagtggcttcacaaactgagtaagccattcactgttgtgtaggaaagcagccatccgtgcatggaaagacagatttgaaaccactgtaaaaaattcaNNNNNNNNNNNNNNNNNNNNNNNNNNNNNNNNNNNNNNNNNNNNNNNNNNNNNNNNNNNNNNNNNNNNNNNNNNNNNNNNNNNNNNNNNNNNNNNNNNNNNNNNNNNNNNNNNNNNNNNNNNNNNNNNNNNNNNNNNNNNNNNNNNNNNNNNNNNNNNNNNNNNNNNNNNNNNNNNNNNNNNNNNNNNNNNNNNNNNNNNNNNNNNNN from Epinephelus moara isolate mb chromosome 18, YSFRI_EMoa_1.0, whole genome shotgun sequence harbors:
- the ddx5 gene encoding probable ATP-dependent RNA helicase DDX5 isoform X2 codes for the protein MPGYTDRDRGRDRDRDRGYGGGPPRFGGNRGGGGGGKFGNPGERLRKKQWNLDELPKFEKNFYQQHPDVARRSPQEVEQYRRAKTITFKGRDCPNPIINFHEASFPSYVMDVINKQNWTDPTPIQAQGWPLALSGKDMVGIAQTGSGKTLSYLLPAIVHICHQPFLERGDGPICLVLAPTRELAQQVQQVAAEYGRASRLKSTCIYGGAPKGPQIRDLERGVEICIATPGRLIDFLEAGKTNLRRCTYLVLDEADRMLDMGFEPQIRKIVDQIRPDRQTLMWSATWPKEVRQLAEDFLKDYVQINIGALQLSANHNILQIVDVCNDGEKENKLIRLLEEIMSEKENKTIIFVETKRRCDDLTRRMRRDGWPAMGIHGDKSQQERDWVLNEFKYGKAPILIATDVASRGLDVEDVKFVINFDYPNNSEDYIHRIGRTARSQKTGTAYTFFTPNNMRQASDLISVLREANQAINPKLLQMAEDRGGKSNWSFKGRQRWRL
- the ddx5 gene encoding probable ATP-dependent RNA helicase DDX5 isoform X1, with translation MPGYTDRDRGRDRDRDRGYGGGPPRFGGNRGGGGGGKFGNPGERLRKKQWNLDELPKFEKNFYQQHPDVARRSPQEVEQYRRAKTITFKGRDCPNPIINFHEASFPSYVMDVINKQNWTDPTPIQAQGWPLALSGKDMVGIAQTGSGKTLSYLLPAIVHICHQPFLERGDGPICLVLAPTRELAQQVQQVAAEYGRASRLKSTCIYGGAPKGPQIRDLERGVEICIATPGRLIDFLEAGKTNLRRCTYLVLDEADRMLDMGFEPQIRKIVDQIRPDRQTLMWSATWPKEVRQLAEDFLKDYVQINIGALQLSANHNILQIVDVCNDGEKENKLIRLLEEIMSEKENKTIIFVETKRRCDDLTRRMRRDGWPAMGIHGDKSQQERDWVLNEFKYGKAPILIATDVASRGLDVEDVKFVINFDYPNNSEDYIHRIGRTARSQKTGTAYTFFTPNNMRQASDLISVLREANQAINPKLLQMAEDRGGRSRGGRGGDYRDDRRDRYSGRRDFGGFRDRDNGRGFDNGPNKAFGTNTQNGGYGGSNNGGGGSSNGFSGSGYNGNGQSNFNNNQAGAFGGQNFQAQQFALGKGGAQAAAAHPQFPFPQAQAPQQHPPPLVPYPMPPQFSQ